The segment GGATATTGGAATCCCGGTTCTTGCGAGATGGCCGTCGCCAGCTCGGTGGTCGCCGTCTGCAATGCGGCATAGCCCTCACGGTTGCGATCCTGCACGTAAAGAGAGAACCCGGAACCCGCGCCCAGCCCCATGACAGGGGGCGGCATGATGGCAAAGGCCAGACCGTCCTGCTCCTGAGCGAAGCGCTCGTTCAACTGTTCCGCAATCTCGGTTGCAGTGTGCTTGCGCTCATTGATGGGCTTGAGTATGAAATACACTAGGCCGCTATTGGACGTGTTGGTCAACTGCAAGCCGTTCATGCCCGGGAACTGCACGGCGTTGTAGACGCCATCGGTCTTGAGCGCGATGTCGCTCACACGGCGGACCAGCGCTTCCGTGCGCTCCAGGGATGCACCCTCGGGTAGCTGGATGACACCGAGGAGATACAGCTTGTCCTGCATGGGGATGAATCCGCCAGGGACGGCCTTGAACACAGCTCCCGTCGCCACCAGTAGCGCGATGTAGACGAGAAACACCGCACCACGCCGCCCGAGGATGCGCGACACGCTGTTTCCATAGCCATCCGCGCTGCGCAGGAAGAAACGGTTGAACGGCCGGAATATCCAGCCCAGACTGCGATCCAGCACCCGCGTGGGCAGGTCTGGCGCGGCACCATGCGGGCGAAGCAGGCGCGCGGCCAGCGCAGGCGACAGCGTCAGCGAGTTGATGGCCGAAATTACCGTGGAGATCGCAATGGTGACGGCGAACTGTTTGTAGAACTGCCCTGTCACGCCGGACAGGAATGCCATAGGCACGAATACCGAGCACAGCACCAGCGAGATGGCGACGATGGGGCCACTGACTTCGCGCATGGCCTGATGGGCCGCAGCCAGCGGCGCCAGCCCTTCGGCGATGTTGCGCTCGACGTTTTCCACCACCACGATCGCATCGTCCACCACGATCCCGATGGCAAGCACGAGTCCAAAAAGCGTGAGCGTATTGATGGAAAAGCCCAGCATCAGCAGCACGGCGAAGGTGCCTACCACCGACACCGGCACGGCTAGCAGTGGGATGATGGAGGCACGCCAAGTCTGAAGGAACAAGATCACCACCAGCACCACCAGTCCGATGGCTTCCAGCAGAGTGTTGACGACCGCCTTGATCGACTGACGCACGAAGACAGTTGAGTCATACTCCACCGACCATTCCACTCCCTCGGGAAAGCGCTTGGCCAACTCGTCCATCTTCGCGCGGACTTGATCCGAGATTTCGATGGCATTGGCGCCCGGGGCTTCAAAGACAGAGATCGCGACAGCAGGCTTGTTGTTGAGCAACGACATCAGCGAGTAGCTGGATGCGTCCATTTCCACGCGCGCCACATCTCGCAGCCGGGTGACCTGACCCTGCGATCCGGTCTTGACGATGACGTCGCCGAACTCTTCTTCCGTCACCAGCCGGCCCTGCGCATTGATGGACAGGAGGAAGTCGCTTCCCGAGGGGTTGGGCGGCGCACCTAGTTGACCGGCCGAGACCTGGACGTTCTGTTCGCGCACGGCTTCGACCACATCGCCGGCGGTCATACCCAGCGCCGCAATTTTGTCGGGGTCCAGCCATAAGCGCATGGCGTAGTCGCCAGAGCCGTTGATCGTGGCATCGCCCACCCCCTGGATGCGTGCCAACTCGTCGCGTACATGGAGCACGGCATAGTTGCGCAGGTACAGCGCGTCATAGCGATCGCCCGGCGAGCGCAACTGCACGACCAGCGTTTCGTTGGGGAACTGTTTGACGGTCACCACACCTTGCTGGCGCACCGCTTCGGGAAGACGCGGCTCTGCCTGGGCGACACGGTTCTGTACCTTGACCTGGGCGTCGTCGGGATCGGTGCCAGGACGGAAGGTGACGGTCAGCACCAACACGCCATCACTACCGGCCACGGACTTCATGTAGAGCATGTTTTCCACGCCGGTGATGGATGCCTCCAGTGGTGCGGCTACCGTGTCGGCGATTTCGCGCGGATTTGCGCCAGGATACGTGGCGCGAACCTGTACGGTGGGTGGCACGACTTCCGGGTACTCGCTGACGGGCAAGAGCGGGATCGCGATCAACCCAACCACGAAAATGATGATGGACAGCACGGCCGCAAAAATCGGCCTATCCACGAAAAAGCGGGCAAAGTTCATGATGGCTGGCTCTCCGCGCTCATTCGCTCGCCTGGGCGTTTTGTCGGCCTGCAGGCGCCATTTCGATGTCCTGGGCCGTCACTGGCATGCCGACAGAAACCTTCTGGATGCCGTTGACGATCACGCGGTCGCCGGGATTTAGACCTTCCTCGACGATGCGCAGGCCTTCGGCCTTGCGTCCCAGCGTGATGTCGCGGCGCTGGGCGGTGTTGTTCTCATCGATCACATACACGTACTTGCGGCTCTGGTCGGTCAGGATGGCCTTGTCGTCGATCAGCATGGCCTCGAAACTGCCGCTACCCGGCAGGCGCACTCGGGCATAGAGGCCCGGCGTAAGCAGGCCGTCGGGATTGACCAGGGTGGCGCGTGCGCGGATGGTGCCGGTGGCCGCATCGACACGGTTGTCCACGAAGTCCACGTTTCCGGCGTGTGGATAGCCGTTCTCGCCGACCAGGCCCACCTGCACCGGGATACTTTCGCTGCGCTGGTCGGGGCGCTCTCCGTTGCGAGCCATGTGGGCGTAGCGCAGATAGGTACGCTCGTCGACATCAAAATGCACGTGCACCGGGTTCAGCGAGACTACGGTGGTCAGGATGCTGGCCTGGCCGTCAGCACTCACCAAGTTGCCTGCCGTGACCAGTGCACGTCCGGCGCGGCCTGTGATGGGCGAACGTACCTGGGTGAACGACAGATCCAACTTGGCGGTCTCGACTGCGGCTTGGGCGAACTGCACGTTGGCTTGGGCCTGATCGGCGGCGGCGTGGCGCTGCTCCAACTCCTCGGTGGAGGCTGCTTGCAACGAAGCCAGCTTTTGAGCACGGGCCGCTTCGCTACGTGCCAGTGCGGCCTGCGTGCGGGCGCGGGCCAAGTCTGCTTCCGCGCGAGCCAGAGCAGCACGGTAACTGCGAGCGTCAATCTCGAACAGCACGTCGCCACGTTTGACGATCTGGCCCTCTTCGTAATTGACCCTGTCGATGTAGCCACTCACACGTGGCCGCAGCGCAACGCTTTCCACCGCCTCGACGCGGCCATTGAACTCATCCCATTGGACGATCTTGCGCACCGACACAGGTGCCACGCTGACCGTGGGTGGAGGGGCGGCGACCGCGTCGGCGGCGTCGCTATTGCAGCCAGCTAGGGACAGCGCCAGCAAGCTCGCCGCAGCTAACGGCAAGGCGCGGCGCCAGGAAGGCAGGACCGCAAGGTAAGGCAATGTGCTCATTGTTTTCAGTCTCGAAGGGATGGCGAAACCCGGTTGATAAAATTTGACATACGTGACGTATGCCATTTATCATCCACTCATACGCAACGTATGTCAATCATTTACATACACTTCGTATGTGAAAAATCGGAGGACGACCTAATGGCACAAAAGCGTGCAGAGATGATTGAGGAAACGCGGGCCAAGCTCATCAGTGCCGCCCGCGCTGCGTTCGCAACCGTGGGGTATGCGGACAGTTCAATGGATGAGCTGACGGCCCAAGCCGGACTGACGCGCGGAGCGCTCAATCACCACTTCGGTGGAAAGAAAGGGCTGCTGGAGGCGGTCATCGCCCAGATTGATGCAGAGATATCTGGCCGACTGGCCGTCATCGTCGAGGAGGCGGAGTCCACCTGGGACGGCTTCGTTCAGGAGTGCATTGGCTACATCAAGATGGCCGTCGAGCCCGAAGTCCAGCGGATCGTCCTGCTGGACGGGCCAGCGGTTCTGGGCGATCCCTCCCAGTGGCCCAGCCAGAACGTGTGCATCGTGAATACGCGCCGCAGCCTCCAGAAGTTGATCGAGGAGGCAGTCATACGCCCCGTCGATTCCCTGGCGACGGCCCGCCTGATAAGCGGGGCGCTGCTGGGCGCATCGCTGTGGATCGCCAGCGCAGACGACCCACGCGCCGCTTCCGAAAAAGCCGTGCAGGGATTTCTTGTACTGGTGGCGGGCTTGCGGCGGGACACCTCTCCCGCGCAGTCGTAACAACCCAAAGGTGCCGACCGGCAGGCCGGACTCTTTGACCCAGAAATATAGGAGTAATATTGAATGTCATCTCAACTCCAAGACGCTCTAGGCATGTTCGCCTTTCTCGCTATCGAGCTATCGGTTTTATTCATTGGCATTAGCTTGCTGGTCGGAGTTCTTCAACGTCACATCCCACCATCCAAGGTGGAAGCGTTACTGACTTCCAGTGGGAAGCGAGGCTATTTTCTTGCTGCTGGTTTAGGAGCTATAACGCCCTTCTGTAGTTGCTCGACTATCCCCATGTTGAAAGGGTTGATTCGGGCACGGGCCGGTTTTGGGCCGATGATGGTGTTTCTTTTCTCATCTCCGTTGCTGAATCCTATCGTCGTCGGCCTGCTGGTTGCCACGTTTGGATGGACACTTACTGCTATCTATGTGCTCGCCGCTTTGGTGGTCGCGGTAGGTGCCGGATGGCTGCTTCACACGCTTGGCTTCGAGCGTTATGTGCGCCGGACGGCGACACAAGAGAGCAGTGGATGTAGTTCATCAGCAAGCCCGTGCAGTGCTACATCGACCGCATCGAGTTGCGGCACCAACAGCTGCGACACCACTCCGAAGACGGCTTCTTGCGGGGCTGATAGGAAGACAACAGTCTCTACGTCTAGCGAATGCTGTGACAGTCAACCCACTGTCACGGTTAAGAAAGAAGGGAAGTACAGTGGTGTGTGGCGGGAAGCTTGGTCGGACTTTATCGATGTGTTGCCTTACCTGCTCATCGGTATTGCGATTGGCAGCGTGATCTATGGTTTCATGCCCACTGACTTATTGGAGCAGTATGCAGGCCCAGATAATCCCTTTGCCATTCCAGTTGCCGCTGTCATCGGCGTGCCGTTGTATATTCGCGCTGAAGCCGTCATACCTCTGGCAGCGGCTCTGATGGCCAAAGGCGTGGGTGCCGGGACGGTGCTAGCGTTGATCATCGGCAGTGCCGGAGCCAGCCTGACTGAGCTCATTCTGTTGCGCTCTTTGTTCACGCTGAAGCTTTTAGCGGCGTTTTTAGCAGTCATTTTTGCTATGGCGATGATTGCCGGTTACGCCACCTACCTGTTTTTCTGATCAAGGCGGGAGATGATTAATTCGTTAAGCCTTCCTGGGTACCAGTTGGTGGATTCTGATGAGCAGAATGAAGACATACATTTTCGGCTTGAAGCACCTACACCAGTAGCCTGCGAGGGGTGCGGCGTGCAGGGTGAGTTCGTGCGGTTCGGCAAGCGTGACGTTCCCTATCGTGATCTGCCCATCCACGGCAAGCGGGTCACTCTCTGGGTGGTCCGCCGCCGATACACCTGCCGGGCCTGCAAGACAACATTCAGGCCCCAGCTACCGGAGATGGTGGACGGATTCCGTATGACACTGCGGCTGCATGAGTACGTGGAGAAGGAATCCTTCAACCACCCCTACACCTTTGTGGCGGCACAGACCGGCCTGGACGAGAAGACGGTGCGCGACATCTTCAACGCCCGCGCCGAGTTCCTGGGGCGCTGGCACCGCTTCGAGACGCCCCGCATCCTGGGCATTGACGAGCTATACCTGAACAAGCGCTACCGCTGCATTCTGACCAACATTGAGGAGCGAACCCTGCTCGACCTGCTGGCCACCCGCCGCCAGGACGTGGTGACCAACTACCTGATGAAGCTGAAAGACCGGCAGAAGGTCGAGATCGTCAGCATGGACATGTGGAACCCCTACCGGGCAGCGGTCAAGGCTGTGCTGCCCCAGGCCCGTATCGTGGTCGATAAGTTCCATGTGGTGCGCATGGCCAACGATGCCCTAGAGAGAGTGCGCAAGGGCCTCAGAAAGGAGCCGAAACCGTCCCAGAGCCGGACTCTCAAGGGAGACCGGAAAATCCTGCTGAAACGCGCTCACGAAGTCTCAGACCGGGAGCGCCTCATCATGGAGACCTGGACAGGCGCGTTCCCGCAACTGCTGGCCGCCTACGAGCACAAGGAGCGCTTCTACGGCATCTGGGACGCCACCACACGGCTCCAGGCAGAAGCCGCCCTGGACGAGTGGATAGCCACCATCCCGAAGGGCCAAAAGGAAGTCTGGAGCGATCTGGTCAGGGCAGTGGGAAACTGGCGCGAAGAGACCATGACCTACTTCGAGACGGACATGCCCGTCACCAACGCTTACACGGAGTCCATCAACCGACTGGCCAAGGACAAGAACCGTGAAGGGCGCGGTTACTCCTTCGAGGTGATGCGGGCACGAATGCTCTACACCACGAAGCACAAGAAGAAGGCACCGACTGCGAAGGTCTCTCCTTTCTACAAGAAAACCATCGGTTACGGACTGCCGGACTTCGCAGAGGAACTCAACTACGGAGTCGATCTATCAACCATCTGAGGGTGGTATCAGATTGATGGGGTGAAGGTGCCCCATCAACCATTAAATCCGTATACCCCAAAAATCATCGTGGATACTCGACCATGTATCAGGAAGGAAGCCTGACGCTGGGTCTTTTCTTCGCCATCGAGTCCTACCCTGGCGCCATTCCTGAGATGGACATGGCACAGCAGATTCGCACGGCACAATTGGCTGAAGCTCATAACTTTGCAGCCCTTTACTTCAGGGATGTATTTCTCAATGTCCCGTCTTTTGGCGACGTGGGTCACATCCATGACCTGTGGCCATTCATGGGCTACGTCACGGCACAGACGTCGCGCATCGCGCTCGCAACTGGCAGCGTCATCACCACTCTGCGTCATCCCTTGCTTGTGGCCAAAGCAGCAGCCTCGATCGACCGCTTGTCA is part of the Thalassospira lucentensis genome and harbors:
- a CDS encoding efflux RND transporter permease subunit, with protein sequence MNFARFFVDRPIFAAVLSIIIFVVGLIAIPLLPVSEYPEVVPPTVQVRATYPGANPREIADTVAAPLEASITGVENMLYMKSVAGSDGVLVLTVTFRPGTDPDDAQVKVQNRVAQAEPRLPEAVRQQGVVTVKQFPNETLVVQLRSPGDRYDALYLRNYAVLHVRDELARIQGVGDATINGSGDYAMRLWLDPDKIAALGMTAGDVVEAVREQNVQVSAGQLGAPPNPSGSDFLLSINAQGRLVTEEEFGDVIVKTGSQGQVTRLRDVARVEMDASSYSLMSLLNNKPAVAISVFEAPGANAIEISDQVRAKMDELAKRFPEGVEWSVEYDSTVFVRQSIKAVVNTLLEAIGLVVLVVILFLQTWRASIIPLLAVPVSVVGTFAVLLMLGFSINTLTLFGLVLAIGIVVDDAIVVVENVERNIAEGLAPLAAAHQAMREVSGPIVAISLVLCSVFVPMAFLSGVTGQFYKQFAVTIAISTVISAINSLTLSPALAARLLRPHGAAPDLPTRVLDRSLGWIFRPFNRFFLRSADGYGNSVSRILGRRGAVFLVYIALLVATGAVFKAVPGGFIPMQDKLYLLGVIQLPEGASLERTEALVRRVSDIALKTDGVYNAVQFPGMNGLQLTNTSNSGLVYFILKPINERKHTATEIAEQLNERFAQEQDGLAFAIMPPPVMGLGAGSGFSLYVQDRNREGYAALQTATTELATAISQEPGFQYPISSYQANVPQLDAVVDRTKAKAQGVAVTDLFDTLQVYLGSAYVNDFTRFGRTFRVMAQADAPFRSSVEDVVKLRTRNANGDMVPIGSMVDVRKTFGPDPVIRFNGYPSADLIGESDPRLVSSSQALQQVQSIADKVLPPGMQLEWTDLSYQQVTQSNTALVVFPLAVLLVFLVLAALYESWTLPLAVILIVPMSLLSAMTGVWLAGGDSNIFVQIGLIVLIGLASKNAILIVEFARELERKGHSILDAALEASRLRLRPIIMTSIAFIAGVVPLMVGSGAGAEIRQVMGVTVFAGMLGVTLFGLFLTPVFYVALRRLATRKPRRQANVAMEATHD
- a CDS encoding TetR/AcrR family transcriptional regulator, whose amino-acid sequence is MAQKRAEMIEETRAKLISAARAAFATVGYADSSMDELTAQAGLTRGALNHHFGGKKGLLEAVIAQIDAEISGRLAVIVEEAESTWDGFVQECIGYIKMAVEPEVQRIVLLDGPAVLGDPSQWPSQNVCIVNTRRSLQKLIEEAVIRPVDSLATARLISGALLGASLWIASADDPRAASEKAVQGFLVLVAGLRRDTSPAQS
- a CDS encoding permease, with product MSSQLQDALGMFAFLAIELSVLFIGISLLVGVLQRHIPPSKVEALLTSSGKRGYFLAAGLGAITPFCSCSTIPMLKGLIRARAGFGPMMVFLFSSPLLNPIVVGLLVATFGWTLTAIYVLAALVVAVGAGWLLHTLGFERYVRRTATQESSGCSSSASPCSATSTASSCGTNSCDTTPKTASCGADRKTTVSTSSECCDSQPTVTVKKEGKYSGVWREAWSDFIDVLPYLLIGIAIGSVIYGFMPTDLLEQYAGPDNPFAIPVAAVIGVPLYIRAEAVIPLAAALMAKGVGAGTVLALIIGSAGASLTELILLRSLFTLKLLAAFLAVIFAMAMIAGYATYLFF
- a CDS encoding ISL3 family transposase, which gives rise to MINSLSLPGYQLVDSDEQNEDIHFRLEAPTPVACEGCGVQGEFVRFGKRDVPYRDLPIHGKRVTLWVVRRRYTCRACKTTFRPQLPEMVDGFRMTLRLHEYVEKESFNHPYTFVAAQTGLDEKTVRDIFNARAEFLGRWHRFETPRILGIDELYLNKRYRCILTNIEERTLLDLLATRRQDVVTNYLMKLKDRQKVEIVSMDMWNPYRAAVKAVLPQARIVVDKFHVVRMANDALERVRKGLRKEPKPSQSRTLKGDRKILLKRAHEVSDRERLIMETWTGAFPQLLAAYEHKERFYGIWDATTRLQAEAALDEWIATIPKGQKEVWSDLVRAVGNWREETMTYFETDMPVTNAYTESINRLAKDKNREGRGYSFEVMRARMLYTTKHKKKAPTAKVSPFYKKTIGYGLPDFAEELNYGVDLSTI
- a CDS encoding efflux RND transporter periplasmic adaptor subunit codes for the protein MSTLPYLAVLPSWRRALPLAAASLLALSLAGCNSDAADAVAAPPPTVSVAPVSVRKIVQWDEFNGRVEAVESVALRPRVSGYIDRVNYEEGQIVKRGDVLFEIDARSYRAALARAEADLARARTQAALARSEAARAQKLASLQAASTEELEQRHAAADQAQANVQFAQAAVETAKLDLSFTQVRSPITGRAGRALVTAGNLVSADGQASILTTVVSLNPVHVHFDVDERTYLRYAHMARNGERPDQRSESIPVQVGLVGENGYPHAGNVDFVDNRVDAATGTIRARATLVNPDGLLTPGLYARVRLPGSGSFEAMLIDDKAILTDQSRKYVYVIDENNTAQRRDITLGRKAEGLRIVEEGLNPGDRVIVNGIQKVSVGMPVTAQDIEMAPAGRQNAQASE